In the genome of Amaranthus tricolor cultivar Red isolate AtriRed21 chromosome 15, ASM2621246v1, whole genome shotgun sequence, one region contains:
- the LOC130801241 gene encoding pentatricopeptide repeat-containing protein At5g11310, mitochondrial encodes MSRNAIFLRPKFIRLITTSIPKFPSFIHNLPFKQSITWNKPKIQVPRFQLIHTLSSSSSRNPNPNPNPNFSETNFNTVCTILNNPEPITFQNLDNALHEARIGPIEPLLLAIFKKFDSSPKLVFSLFRWAEKQPGYNPSNSNFNLMIYVLTKSGEFKWALMVLLHEIKTGNGSKLVSTESLGVLIRHYARLGDVLSAIRIFEFGNTLEIDLFELLLNGLCRYGHLMVACECIDKKMDLQPDWVPSINVYNMLLKEWFRVQNLKQVERVWLRMRCEKVIPGIVTFGILVEGYCKAGFVDRALELFGEMRKYGVVPDRMVYGPVVDGLLGAGRLNEALGVLERFLVLEVGPTFSTFNTLIRGFCKAGDLNGGGKILRMMISRGIMPTAMTYNWFFRYYSKHGKVEEGVNLYRKMIQSGYEPDSLTFHLMLKMLCEEERLDLAMQIRNDMRSKAHVLDSDISTMLIDLLCKMHRLEAAVVEFEDLIQRGCVPNYVSYQTLHHQLKKKGLHEMAVKIFDLVSTARSSTTLPKEFGFDTFHERRKCIMQKARAMSNILKTDSHSKELANSRPCKRSNFRKTSKSNKG; translated from the coding sequence ATGTCTCGGAATGCCATTTTTCTCCGTCCTAAATTCATCCGCTTAATCACTACGTCTATCCCTAAATTTCCTAGTTTCATCCACAATTTACCCTTTAAGCAATCGATAACTTGGAATAAACCTAAAATTCAAGTACCCAGGTTCCAATTGATTCACaccctttcttcttcttcttcgagaaaccctaatcctaaccctaaccctaacttTTCAGAAACCAATTTCAATACTGTCTGCACGATCCTCAATAATCCCGAACCCATAACATTTCAAAACCTCGATAATGCTCTGCATGAGGCTCGAATCGGACCTATTGAACCTTTATTGCTGGCAATCTTCAAGAAATTCGATTCTTCGCCAAAGCTGGTTTTCTCCCTCTTTAGATGGGCTGAGAAACAACCTGGGTATAATCCTTCTAActcaaatttcaatttaatgATATACGTCCTTACAAAATCTGGTGAATTTAAGTGGGCATTGATGGTATTGCTACATGAGATCAAGACGGGTAATGGCTCTAAATTAGTTTCAACTGAAAGTTTAGGGGTTTTGATTAGACATTATGCTAGATTAGGTGATGTATTATCTGCTATTCGTATATTTGAGTTTGGTAATACTTTGgaaattgatttgtttgaacttttattaaatgggttgtgCAGATATGGACATCTTATGGTGGCTTGCGAATGTATTGATAAGAAAATGGATTTACAACCTGATTGGGTTCCATCAATTAATGTGTATAATATGCTGTTAAAAGAATGGTTTCGAGTGCAGAATTTAAAACAGGTTGAACGGGTTTGGTTGCGAATGAGGTGCGAGAAAGTGATCCCTGGAATTGTTACTTTTGGTATACTTGTTGAAGGATATTGTAAGGCGGGTTTTGTAGATAGAGCATTAGAGCTGTTTGGTGAAATGAGAAAATATGGCGTTGTCCCTGATAGGATGGTGTATGGTCCAGTGGTGGATGGATTATTAGGAGCTGGGAGGTTAAATGAGGCTTTAGGGGTTTTGGAGAGGTTTTTAGTTTTAGAGGTGGGTCCCACTTTTTCGACTTTTAACACATTAATTAGAGGGTTTTGTAAGGCAGGTGATCTCAATGGGGGTGGTAAGATTCTCAGGATGATGATTAGTAGAGGTATTATGCCCACTGCTATGACATATAACTGGTTCTTTAGGTATTACTCAAAACATGGGAAAGTTGAAGAGGGAGTGAATCTTTATAGAAAGATGATACAGTCTGGGTATGAGCCGGATAGTCTGACATTTCATCTGATGTTGAAGATGTTGTGTGAGGAGGAAAGATTGGATTTGGCTATGCAAATTAGGAATGACATGAGATCTAAGGCTCATGTTTTAGACTCGGATATAAGCACTATGTTGattgatttgttatgtaaaatGCATAGGTTGGAGGCAGCTGTGGTGGAATTTGAGGATCTGATCCAAAgaggttgtgtgccaaattaTGTTAGCTATCAGACTCTGCATCATCAGCTAAAGAAGAAGGGATTACATGAAATGGCagtgaaaatttttgatttagtGTCTACTGCACGGTCTTCAACAACATTGCCAAAAGAATTTGGATTTGACACCTTTCATGAAAGGAGAAAATGTATCATGCAGAAAGCCAGGGCTATGTCAAATATACTGAAGACAGACTCACATTCTAAGGAGCTAGCCAATAGTAGACCTTGTAAGAGGTCAAATTTTCGTAAGACATCAAAGTCAAACAAAGGTTGA